A single region of the Oryzias latipes chromosome 21, ASM223467v1 genome encodes:
- the LOC101163598 gene encoding olfactory receptor 142-like, with the protein MNVTYISLKGHVEIEKYRYFYFFMMLPVYILIVCSNCTIISLIVIHKNLHEPMYIFIAGLLINSVLFSTNIYPKLLTDFLSNEQVISYQACLFQIFVFYSLSGSEFLLLAAMSYDRYVSICKPLQYAIIMRKKTVFILLGLAWIVPVCHLVFPVVVFAKLELCTFTLKGIFCNNSLTFLFCAGSKAPLTFGLVTMFNIVIFPILFIIFTYVKILIVVHKSCREVRRKAAQTCLPHLLVLINYSCLMTYDIIIIRLESNFSKTARFIITLQIIMYNPLCNPIIYGLKMTEISKHLKKLFFKIRHDC; encoded by the coding sequence ATGAATGTGACATACATAAGTCTTAAAGGTCATGTGGAGATAGAAAAGTAcaggtatttttatttctttatgatGTTACCTGTTTATATTTTGATTGTCTGCAGCAATTGTACAATAATTTCTCTGATTGTGATTCACAAGAACCTTCATGAGCCTATGTACATTTTCATTGCAGGACTATTGATCAACTCTGTTCTTTTCAGCACAAACATCTACCCTAAACTTTTAACAGACTTTTTATCTAATGAACAGGTCATCTCTTATCAAGCCTGTCTCTttcagatttttgtgttttactcaTTAAGCGGATCAGAATTCTTACTGCTGGCAGCCATGTCTTATGACAGATATGTGTCCATATGTAAACCTCTGCAATATGCaatcattatgagaaaaaaaactgtctttattTTACTGGGATTGGCCTGGATTGTACCTGTTTGTCACCTTGTTTTTCCAGTTGTTGTATTTGCAAAACTAGAGCTTTGCACCTTTACATTGAAAGgtattttctgcaacaattctttaacttttcttttctgtgcagGTTCTAAAGCTCCGTTAACATTTGGCTTAGTTACTATGTTTAACATTGTTATTTTTCCCATTCTGTTCATAATTTTTACATATGTGAAGATTCTCATTGTGGTTCATAAAAGTTGTAGAGAAGTCAGAAGAAAAGCTGCTCAGACCTGTTTACCTCACCTGCTGGTTTTAATCAATTATTCTTGTTTGATGACTTATGACATAATTATAATTAGGCTGGAgtcaaatttttcaaaaactgctCGTTTTATAATAACACTGCAGATCATCATGTACAATCCTCTTTGCAATCCAATCATTTATGgactaaaaatgacagaaatctcTAAACACTTAAAGAAGTTATTCTTTAAAATTAGACATGACTGTTAA
- the LOC110014221 gene encoding olfactory receptor 51E1-like has protein sequence MNVTYISLKGHVEIEKYRYFYFFMMLTVYILIVCSNCTIISLIVIHKNLHEPMYIFIAALLTNSVLFSTNIYPKLLTDFLSNEQVISYQACLFQIFVFYSLSGSEFLLLAAMSYDRYVSICKPLQYAIIMRKRTVFILLGLAWIVPFCHLFVLVGGNVKSELCSFTLKGIFCNNSINYLFCAGSKSLLTFGLVTMINIVIFPILLIIFTYVKILIVVHKSCREVRRKAAQTCLPHLLVLINYSCLMIYDIIIIRLESDFSKTARFIMTLQIIMYNPLCNPIIYGLKMTEISKHLKKLFFKIRHDC, from the coding sequence ATGAATGTGACTTACATAAGTCTTAAAGGTCATGTGGAGATAGAAAAGTAcaggtatttttatttctttatgatGTTAACTGTCTATATTTTGATTGTCTGCAGCAATTGTACAATAATTTCTCTGATTGTGATTCACAAGAACCTTCATGAGCCTATGTACATTTTCATTGCAGCACTATTGACTAACTCTGTTCTTTTCAGCACAAACATCTACCCTAAACTTTTGACAGACTTTTTATCTAATGAACAGGTCATCTCTTATCAAGCCTGTCTCTttcagatttttgtgttttactcaTTAAGCGGATCAGAATTCTTACTGCTGGCAGCCATGTCTTATGACAGATATGTGTCCATATGTAAACCTCTGCAATATGCAATCATTATGAGAAAAAGAACTGTCTTTATTTTACTGGGATTGGCCTGGATTGTACctttttgtcacctttttgttcttgttgGTGGAAATGTAAAGTCAGAGCTTTGcagctttactttgaaaggtattttctgcaacaattctATAAATTATCTTTTTTGTGCAGGTTCTAAATCTCTGTTAACATTTGGCTTAGTTACTATGATTAACATTGTTATTTTTCCCATTCTGTTGATAATTTTTACATATGTGAAGATTCTCATTGTGGTTCATAAAAGTTGTAGAGAAGTCAGAAGAAAAGCTGCTCAGACCTGTTTACCTCACCTGCTGGTTTTAATCAATTATTCTTGTTTGATGATTTATGACATCATTATAATTAGGCTGGAGTCAGATTTTTCAAAGACTGCTCGCTTTATAATGACACTCCAGATCATCATGTACAATCCTCTTTGCAATCCAATCATTTATGGacttaaaatgacagaaatctcTAAACACTTAAAGAAGTTATTCTTTAAAATTAGACATGACTGTTAA